One Streptomyces sp. NBC_00102 DNA segment encodes these proteins:
- a CDS encoding helix-turn-helix transcriptional regulator, producing MTASTPDRDALGTFLRARRARVTPGEVGLPAGGRRRTPGLRREEVAQLAGVGVTWYTWLEQGRARNASDQVLEAVARVLRLDAAERRHLMVLAGRGTPTEPGPPMDLRPEHTVLLAKLLPYPAAVQTDCYDLVAANRTYRYLFADLDAYPAEERNCAWLMFTEPSWRNSLLDEETVLRDMTARLRARQPEHRDDPRWNALITRLRQESPDFVRHWESYEVGADRTQLRHYQSPRVGLLDVQFQSLWLDRTRGERIIVMTPDDAATAQRLERLDSLVGAAPAWTAGSAYAESSAAGA from the coding sequence GTGACCGCTTCCACGCCCGACCGCGATGCCCTCGGAACCTTCCTGCGCGCCCGCCGCGCCCGCGTCACCCCCGGTGAGGTGGGTCTGCCCGCGGGCGGCCGTCGCCGCACACCCGGACTGCGGCGCGAGGAGGTCGCGCAGCTCGCCGGTGTCGGGGTCACCTGGTACACGTGGCTCGAACAGGGGCGGGCCAGGAACGCCTCCGACCAGGTACTCGAAGCGGTGGCGCGGGTACTGCGCCTGGACGCCGCCGAGCGCCGGCACCTGATGGTGCTCGCGGGGCGCGGTACGCCCACCGAACCGGGACCGCCCATGGACCTGCGCCCCGAGCACACCGTCCTCCTGGCCAAGCTGCTGCCGTACCCGGCCGCCGTACAGACCGACTGCTACGACCTGGTCGCCGCCAACCGCACCTACCGGTACCTCTTCGCCGACCTGGACGCGTACCCGGCCGAGGAACGCAACTGCGCCTGGCTGATGTTCACCGAACCGAGCTGGCGCAACAGCCTGCTCGACGAGGAGACCGTCCTGCGTGACATGACCGCGAGGCTCCGCGCCCGCCAGCCCGAACACCGCGACGACCCCCGCTGGAACGCGCTGATCACCCGGCTGCGCCAGGAGTCCCCGGACTTCGTACGGCACTGGGAGTCGTACGAGGTCGGGGCCGACCGCACCCAGCTCCGCCACTACCAGTCCCCGCGCGTCGGCCTCCTCGACGTCCAGTTCCAGAGCCTGTGGCTGGACCGGACGCGGGGCGAGCGGATCATCGTCATGACGCCCGACGACGCCGCCACCGCCCAGCGCCTGGAACGCCTCGACTCGCTGGTCGGCGCCGCACCGGCGTGGACCGCCGGCAGCGCCTACGCCGAGAGCTCGGCCGCGGGGGCCTGA
- a CDS encoding PLP-dependent aminotransferase family protein: MTPRADTPALAARAASVDASPVREILALTARPEVISFAGGLPAPELFDTGEIRAAYDHVLAKDAARALQYSVTEGDPGLRVAVAARYTARGLPTGTEDLVVTTGSQQALTLLTTALVEPGDTVLVEDPTYLAALQCFGFAGARVVPVPCDDDGIDPVALAELVERERPKMLYTIPNFQNPTGRTLPLARRRAVAEVAQRLGLWIVEDDPYGELRYEGEHMPWISSLEAAADRTVLLGSFSKVMSPGMRLGHLRAPAALRRACVIVKQAADLHCSAVDQAAAARYLEVSDLDAHVGRVRAAYGERRDALLDGLPAALPPGSTWNRPDGGMFVWVRLPDGHDATALLPRAIAHEVAYVPGAPFFAGAPDPAALRMSFTTHTPDEIREGLLRLGKALGTPGASQPVAHA; encoded by the coding sequence ATGACGCCCCGAGCCGACACCCCCGCCCTCGCCGCCCGCGCCGCCTCGGTCGACGCCTCGCCCGTACGGGAGATCCTCGCGCTGACCGCGCGGCCCGAGGTGATCTCGTTCGCGGGCGGGCTTCCGGCGCCGGAGCTGTTCGACACCGGGGAGATACGGGCCGCGTACGACCACGTGCTGGCGAAGGACGCGGCGCGGGCCCTCCAGTACTCCGTGACCGAGGGCGATCCGGGGCTGCGGGTGGCCGTCGCCGCCCGGTACACGGCGCGCGGCCTGCCGACCGGGACGGAGGACCTGGTGGTCACCACCGGTTCGCAGCAGGCGCTGACGCTCCTGACGACGGCACTGGTGGAACCCGGGGACACGGTGCTCGTCGAAGACCCCACGTACCTCGCGGCGTTGCAGTGCTTCGGCTTCGCGGGGGCGCGGGTGGTGCCGGTGCCCTGCGACGACGACGGCATCGACCCGGTGGCGCTCGCGGAACTCGTCGAGCGCGAACGGCCCAAGATGCTCTACACCATCCCCAACTTCCAGAATCCGACCGGGCGTACGCTCCCGCTCGCCCGCCGGAGGGCCGTGGCCGAGGTGGCCCAGCGGCTCGGTCTGTGGATCGTGGAGGACGACCCGTACGGCGAACTCCGCTACGAGGGCGAGCACATGCCGTGGATCTCCTCGCTGGAGGCCGCCGCGGACCGCACGGTGCTGCTGGGCAGCTTCTCGAAGGTGATGTCCCCGGGCATGCGGCTCGGTCATCTCCGTGCGCCCGCCGCACTGCGCCGGGCCTGCGTGATCGTCAAGCAGGCCGCCGACCTGCACTGCTCGGCCGTGGACCAGGCGGCAGCCGCCCGCTACCTGGAGGTCTCCGACCTCGACGCCCACGTGGGCCGGGTCCGCGCCGCGTACGGCGAGCGCCGGGACGCCCTGCTCGACGGCCTGCCCGCCGCCCTCCCGCCGGGCAGCACCTGGAACCGGCCGGACGGCGGGATGTTCGTCTGGGTCAGGCTGCCCGACGGCCACGACGCGACCGCGCTGCTGCCCAGGGCGATCGCCCACGAGGTGGCGTACGTCCCCGGGGCGCCGTTCTTCGCGGGCGCGCCGGACCCGGCCGCCCTGCGGATGTCGTTCACGACCCACACCCCCGACGAGATCCGCGAGGGGCTGCTGCGACTGGGCAAGGCACTGGGCACGCCGGGAGCATCGCAGCCCGTGGCGCACGCCTGA
- a CDS encoding TetR/AcrR family transcriptional regulator, whose protein sequence is MGRVSQAQAQENRGRVVDTASRLFREQGTQVSVADLMKAAGLTHGAFYKQFASKEALVDEATAHAFAGLAGHHAAGLEQHAGQRDATQRALIDTYLSVAHRDDPAGGCPVAALATDIAREGGGPEARRVYTEGVADFADFLATDDQDGIARLCTLFGALVLSRATKGSPLSEEILTAAHAALTKSD, encoded by the coding sequence ATGGGCCGCGTGTCGCAGGCACAGGCACAGGAGAACCGCGGCCGGGTGGTGGACACCGCCTCCCGGCTGTTCCGGGAGCAGGGCACGCAGGTCAGCGTCGCCGACCTGATGAAGGCGGCCGGTCTGACCCACGGCGCGTTCTACAAGCAGTTCGCCTCCAAGGAGGCGCTCGTCGACGAGGCCACCGCCCACGCCTTCGCCGGACTCGCCGGGCACCACGCCGCAGGGCTGGAACAGCACGCCGGGCAGCGCGACGCCACCCAGCGGGCACTGATCGACACCTATCTCTCTGTCGCCCACCGTGACGACCCGGCGGGCGGTTGCCCGGTCGCAGCGCTCGCCACCGACATCGCACGGGAAGGCGGCGGGCCCGAGGCCCGGCGCGTCTACACCGAGGGGGTGGCCGACTTCGCAGACTTCCTCGCCACCGACGACCAGGACGGGATCGCCCGCCTCTGCACGCTGTTCGGTGCGCTGGTCCTCTCACGGGCCACCAAGGGCTCCCCGCTCTCCGAGGAGATCCTCACCGCCGCGCACGCGGCCCTGACGAAGAGCGACTGA
- a CDS encoding bifunctional FO biosynthesis protein CofGH, producing the protein MTDDQSGRPTTNAMRRALKRARDGVALDATEAAVLLQARGEDLTDLAASAARVRDAGLEAAGRPGVITYSRKVFIPLTRLCRDICHYCTFVTVPGKLRREGHGMFLSPDEVLDIARKGAELGCKEALFTLGDRPEDRWPEAREWLEAEGYDDTLAYVRAMAIRVLEETGLLPHLNPGVLGWTDLQRLKPVAPSMGMMLETTATRLWSEKGGPHHGSPDKEPAVRLRVLEDAGRSNVPFTTGILIGIGENYEERADSLFEIRRTARAYHGIQEVIIQNFRAKPDTAMRAMPDAELEELAATIAVARHILGPSARIQAPPNLVDSEYALIVGAGIDDWGGVSPLTPDHVNPERPWPHIDELAARTAESGFSLRERLTIYPEFIRRGEPWLDPRLLPHVRALADPETGMAKEGAIPVGLPWQEPDEGFGASGRTDLHRTIDTEGRTGDRREDFDEVYGDWEALREAAAPGMVPSRIDADVREALGQAADDPTKLTDAAALALLHAEGPALDELCRIADTLRRDTVGDEVTYVVTRNINFTNVCYTGCRFCAFAQRRTDADAYTLSLDQVADRAVQAWDVGAVEVCMQGGIHPDLPGTAYFDIARAVKERVPGMHVHAFSPMEVVNGATRTGLSIRDWLTAAKEAGLDSIPGTAAEILDDEVRWVLTKGKLPTATWLEVVKTAHEVGLRSSSTMMYGHVDQPRHWLGHLRTLARLQQETGGFTEFVTLPFIHTNAPVYLAGIARPGPTDRDNRAVTAMARLLLHPHITNIQTSWVKLGTEGAAEMLRSGANDLGGTLMEETISRMAGSSYGSYRSIQDLVAIAELAGRPAKPRTTLYGEVPAERVAAATASDGHLPELLPVLPA; encoded by the coding sequence ATGACCGATGATCAGAGCGGACGCCCCACGACCAACGCCATGCGGCGCGCACTCAAACGGGCACGTGACGGTGTGGCCCTCGACGCGACCGAGGCCGCCGTCCTTCTCCAGGCGCGCGGTGAGGATCTGACGGACCTCGCCGCCTCCGCCGCCCGGGTGCGCGACGCGGGCCTGGAGGCGGCGGGCCGGCCGGGCGTCATCACGTACTCCCGCAAGGTGTTCATCCCCCTCACCCGCCTCTGCCGCGACATCTGTCACTACTGCACCTTCGTCACGGTCCCCGGCAAGCTCCGCCGCGAGGGCCACGGGATGTTCCTCTCGCCCGACGAGGTCCTCGACATCGCCCGCAAGGGTGCGGAGCTCGGTTGCAAGGAAGCGCTCTTCACCCTCGGCGACCGCCCCGAGGACCGCTGGCCCGAGGCGCGGGAGTGGCTGGAGGCCGAGGGGTACGACGACACCCTGGCGTACGTACGCGCCATGGCGATCCGGGTCCTGGAGGAGACGGGCCTGCTCCCGCACCTCAACCCCGGGGTGCTCGGCTGGACCGACCTCCAGCGCCTGAAGCCGGTCGCCCCGTCGATGGGGATGATGCTGGAGACCACCGCGACGCGTCTCTGGTCCGAGAAGGGCGGCCCGCACCACGGCTCCCCGGACAAGGAACCGGCCGTCCGGCTGCGCGTCCTGGAGGACGCCGGCCGCTCCAACGTCCCCTTCACCACCGGCATTCTGATCGGCATCGGCGAGAACTACGAGGAGCGTGCCGACTCCCTCTTCGAGATCCGCCGCACCGCCCGCGCCTACCACGGCATCCAGGAAGTGATCATCCAGAACTTCCGCGCCAAGCCGGACACCGCGATGCGCGCGATGCCCGACGCGGAGCTGGAGGAGCTGGCCGCGACGATCGCCGTGGCCCGGCACATCCTCGGCCCCTCGGCCCGCATCCAGGCCCCGCCGAACCTGGTGGACTCCGAGTACGCCCTGATCGTGGGCGCGGGCATCGACGACTGGGGCGGGGTCTCGCCGCTCACCCCCGACCACGTGAACCCCGAGCGCCCCTGGCCGCACATCGACGAACTCGCCGCCCGCACCGCCGAGTCCGGCTTCTCCCTGCGCGAACGCCTCACCATCTACCCGGAGTTCATCCGGCGCGGCGAGCCGTGGCTCGACCCCCGGCTGCTCCCGCACGTGCGGGCGCTCGCCGACCCGGAGACCGGCATGGCGAAGGAGGGCGCGATCCCGGTCGGCCTGCCCTGGCAGGAGCCGGACGAGGGGTTCGGCGCGAGCGGCCGCACCGACCTGCACCGCACCATCGACACCGAGGGCCGCACCGGCGACCGCCGCGAGGACTTCGACGAGGTGTACGGGGACTGGGAGGCGCTCCGCGAGGCCGCCGCCCCCGGCATGGTCCCGTCCCGCATCGACGCGGACGTGCGCGAAGCGCTCGGCCAGGCCGCCGACGACCCGACGAAGCTCACGGACGCGGCGGCGCTCGCCCTGCTGCACGCCGAGGGCCCGGCGCTCGACGAGCTCTGCCGGATCGCCGACACCCTGCGCCGTGACACGGTCGGCGACGAGGTCACCTACGTCGTCACCCGGAACATCAACTTCACCAACGTCTGCTACACCGGCTGCCGTTTCTGCGCCTTCGCGCAGCGCCGCACCGACGCCGACGCGTACACCCTCTCCCTCGACCAGGTCGCCGACCGGGCCGTCCAGGCGTGGGACGTGGGGGCGGTGGAGGTCTGCATGCAGGGCGGCATCCACCCGGACCTGCCCGGTACCGCGTACTTCGACATCGCGCGGGCCGTGAAGGAACGCGTCCCCGGCATGCACGTGCACGCCTTCTCGCCGATGGAGGTCGTCAACGGGGCCACCCGCACCGGGCTTTCGATCCGCGACTGGCTGACCGCCGCCAAGGAGGCCGGACTCGACTCGATCCCCGGCACGGCGGCGGAGATCCTGGACGACGAGGTCCGCTGGGTCCTCACCAAGGGCAAACTCCCCACCGCCACCTGGCTGGAGGTCGTGAAGACCGCCCACGAGGTCGGCCTGCGCTCCTCCTCGACCATGATGTACGGACATGTGGACCAGCCCCGCCACTGGCTCGGACACCTGCGCACCCTCGCCCGGCTCCAGCAGGAGACGGGCGGGTTCACCGAGTTCGTGACCCTCCCCTTCATCCACACCAACGCCCCGGTCTACCTCGCCGGCATCGCCCGCCCCGGCCCCACCGACCGCGACAACCGGGCCGTCACGGCGATGGCCCGGCTGCTGCTCCACCCGCACATCACCAACATCCAGACCAGCTGGGTGAAGCTCGGCACCGAGGGCGCCGCCGAGATGCTCCGCTCGGGCGCCAACGACCTCGGCGGCACCCTGATGGAGGAGACCATCTCCCGTATGGCGGGGTCGAGTTACGGCTCGTACCGCTCGATCCAGGACCTGGTGGCCATCGCCGAACTGGCCGGCCGCCCGGCGAAGCCGCGCACCACCCTGTACGGAGAGGTCCCGGCCGAACGCGTCGCCGCCGCGACCGCCTCGGACGGCCACCTGCCGGAGCTGCTGCCGGTCCTGCCCGCCTGA
- a CDS encoding MFS transporter encodes MTLTTAPSVAATHTPPAVPVAAPISAAVPHTAAPAPARALTGAGLAALLVAFLPVNMTFGSVNLLEPQITSDLGVTVSGGQLVLSAYTTAFAATLVVAGRLGDRFGRRRLLAAGVGAFGVASVLAALAPNLATLVVLRAVLGVAAGLFTPQVLSTIQSTAPEKLRALGVTLFAAVGGIATVAGQLLAGAVSQTAGDHWGWRLVQILTGAIGATALLALRTVPESRSTAPLALDLRGAALLGTGLLLVVVPLTLGTSAGGPAPVLAMLAAAGAVLTVFARTQRAAERRGELPVVPPSVLRTPAVRQGLIMSLLFFTGYGAFLYEFSALAQGAFGVTAWGTVVLLLGFGAGFIVTALALPAVERRTGRWTMTGAAIGQAAVLLVLAVTVYGTHGGAPWALQPLLILLGVTQALMYGPVLRTVLSRTPTWAAGVAGGLFTTLQQLGLGLGVALLGGLFHAVADGAADGSAAGLPHGFAVAVTVQSVLALAFAFLAGHIARAGDGQPEAA; translated from the coding sequence ATGACCCTCACGACCGCACCGTCCGTCGCCGCCACGCACACACCTCCGGCCGTCCCCGTCGCCGCCCCCATCTCCGCAGCCGTCCCGCACACCGCGGCACCGGCCCCGGCGCGCGCCCTCACCGGCGCCGGCCTCGCCGCGCTGCTCGTCGCCTTCCTGCCCGTGAACATGACGTTCGGGTCGGTCAACCTGCTCGAACCCCAGATCACCTCGGACCTCGGCGTGACCGTGTCGGGCGGTCAGCTCGTGCTCTCCGCGTACACCACGGCGTTCGCCGCGACCCTCGTCGTCGCGGGGCGCCTGGGCGACCGGTTCGGACGGCGGCGGCTGCTCGCGGCCGGGGTCGGCGCGTTCGGCGTGGCCTCCGTGCTCGCCGCGCTCGCACCGAACCTGGCCACCCTCGTCGTCCTGCGCGCCGTGCTGGGCGTCGCCGCCGGCCTGTTCACCCCGCAGGTCCTCTCCACCATCCAGTCCACGGCGCCCGAGAAGCTGCGGGCGCTGGGCGTCACGCTCTTCGCCGCCGTCGGCGGCATCGCGACCGTCGCCGGGCAACTCCTCGCGGGCGCCGTGTCCCAGACCGCCGGTGACCACTGGGGCTGGCGGCTCGTGCAGATACTCACCGGGGCGATCGGCGCCACCGCGCTGCTCGCCCTGCGCACCGTGCCCGAGTCGCGCTCGACGGCACCGCTCGCGCTCGACCTGCGCGGGGCCGCGCTCCTCGGCACCGGCCTGCTCCTGGTCGTGGTGCCCCTGACCCTCGGCACCTCCGCGGGCGGTCCGGCCCCGGTGCTCGCGATGCTGGCCGCGGCCGGCGCGGTGCTCACCGTCTTCGCCCGCACGCAGCGCGCCGCCGAGCGCCGCGGCGAACTGCCCGTCGTCCCGCCGAGCGTGCTGCGCACCCCGGCCGTGCGGCAGGGCCTGATCATGTCCCTGCTGTTCTTCACCGGTTACGGCGCTTTCCTGTACGAGTTCTCGGCGCTCGCCCAGGGCGCGTTCGGCGTGACCGCCTGGGGCACCGTGGTGCTGCTGCTCGGGTTCGGCGCGGGGTTCATCGTCACCGCCCTCGCCCTGCCGGCCGTGGAACGCCGCACCGGACGCTGGACGATGACCGGAGCGGCCATCGGGCAGGCGGCGGTGCTCCTGGTCCTCGCCGTCACCGTGTACGGCACCCACGGCGGGGCTCCGTGGGCCCTTCAGCCGCTCCTGATCCTGCTCGGTGTCACCCAGGCCCTGATGTACGGCCCGGTCCTGCGCACGGTCCTCTCCCGTACCCCGACCTGGGCGGCGGGTGTCGCCGGCGGTCTCTTCACCACCTTGCAGCAGCTCGGCCTCGGCCTGGGCGTGGCACTGCTGGGCGGCCTCTTCCACGCCGTGGCCGACGGGGCCGCGGACGGTTCCGCCGCCGGGCTGCCGCACGGTTTCGCCGTCGCCGTGACCGTACAGTCCGTCCTCGCCCTGGCCTTCGCCTTCCTGGCCGGCCATATCGCACGGGCCGGGGACGGGCAGCCGGAAGCGGCCTGA
- a CDS encoding carbon-nitrogen hydrolase family protein, producing MTARTAPSRTYPIPSSPLRVAAAQAQAVAGDVEANTATAAALVREAAGAGARVVVLPEKFLSGYEPDLVRAEPLRCAVQPDDPRLAPLADACRETATVAVVGAAFHEAGELYVSALVIGADGTLVTRYDKQYLFKTEREVYRPGAAGCTLDVDGWRLGLGICYDSGFPEHARAAALDGCHAYLVGALFSVGNGHHESRTWFPARALDNTVYTVLANHIGTTGGWNTCGGSGIWGPDGHLLTEAAADRPEVVFADLDPVALTAARAAEGMLGDLHRVLPAERARYALGGAGRS from the coding sequence ATGACCGCACGCACCGCCCCGTCCCGTACGTACCCGATCCCGTCGAGCCCGCTCCGGGTGGCCGCCGCGCAGGCGCAGGCCGTGGCCGGGGACGTGGAGGCCAACACGGCCACCGCCGCCGCCCTGGTCCGCGAGGCCGCCGGGGCGGGGGCGCGGGTGGTCGTCCTCCCGGAGAAGTTCCTCAGCGGGTACGAGCCCGACCTCGTGCGCGCCGAGCCGCTGCGGTGCGCCGTACAGCCGGACGACCCGCGCCTCGCGCCGCTCGCCGACGCCTGCCGGGAGACCGCCACGGTCGCGGTGGTGGGCGCCGCGTTCCACGAGGCCGGGGAGCTGTACGTCTCCGCGCTGGTCATCGGGGCCGACGGCACGCTCGTCACCCGCTACGACAAGCAGTACCTCTTCAAGACCGAGCGCGAGGTCTACCGCCCCGGCGCGGCCGGGTGCACCCTCGACGTGGACGGCTGGCGGCTCGGTCTCGGCATCTGCTACGACTCCGGCTTCCCCGAGCACGCCCGCGCGGCGGCCCTGGACGGCTGCCACGCGTACCTCGTCGGCGCGCTGTTCAGTGTCGGCAACGGTCACCACGAGTCCCGTACGTGGTTCCCCGCGCGCGCCCTGGACAACACCGTCTACACGGTTCTCGCCAACCACATCGGGACCACGGGCGGCTGGAACACCTGCGGGGGCAGCGGCATCTGGGGCCCGGACGGGCATCTGCTGACCGAAGCCGCCGCGGACCGGCCCGAGGTGGTCTTCGCCGACCTCGACCCGGTCGCCCTGACCGCCGCCCGCGCGGCCGAGGGGATGCTGGGCGACCTGCACCGGGTGCTCCCGGCCGAGCGGGCGCGGTACGCGCTGGGTGGCGCCGGGCGCTCGTAG
- a CDS encoding SDR family oxidoreductase: MELRNAVAVVTGANRGLGRHLAAQLVERGAKVYAAARRPELIDLPGVTPLRLDVTDHLSIEEAARVASDATLLVNNAGVLTGAALIGGDLDEVRREMETNFFGPLATTRAFAPVIEGNGGGAVLNVLSVLSWTHPGGVGSYAASKAAAWALTGATRDELAPRGIAVSALHVGYMDTDMASGVPADRKTAAADVAALALHGIEAGLPEIIADAVTRQVKQSLAVTPRPSAG, from the coding sequence ATGGAACTCAGGAACGCGGTCGCGGTCGTCACCGGTGCCAACCGGGGTCTCGGGCGGCACCTGGCCGCCCAACTCGTGGAGCGCGGCGCGAAGGTGTACGCGGCGGCCCGGCGCCCCGAGCTGATCGACCTGCCCGGCGTCACCCCCTTGCGGCTGGACGTCACGGACCACCTGTCGATCGAGGAGGCGGCCCGCGTCGCGTCCGACGCGACGCTGCTCGTCAACAACGCGGGCGTCCTCACCGGCGCGGCGCTGATCGGCGGCGACCTGGACGAGGTGCGCCGGGAGATGGAGACCAACTTCTTCGGCCCGCTCGCCACGACCCGGGCCTTCGCCCCCGTCATCGAGGGCAACGGCGGTGGCGCCGTGCTCAACGTCCTGTCCGTCCTGTCCTGGACGCACCCGGGCGGCGTCGGCTCCTACGCCGCCTCGAAGGCAGCCGCCTGGGCGCTGACCGGTGCGACCCGGGACGAACTGGCGCCCCGCGGTATCGCCGTCTCGGCGTTGCACGTCGGCTACATGGACACCGACATGGCCTCCGGTGTCCCCGCGGACCGGAAGACCGCCGCCGCCGACGTCGCGGCCCTGGCCCTGCACGGCATCGAGGCGGGACTGCCCGAGATCATCGCCGACGCGGTGACCCGGCAGGTCAAGCAGAGCCTGGCCGTCACGCCGCGGCCGAGCGCCGGCTGA
- a CDS encoding oxaloacetate decarboxylase — MTYGNVLRQEIKASGTTPLIGIYDMYSASVAAQHYNGFFVSGFGFAASYYGLPDIGFIAWPDMVAFVERLRGAFPRQHLLVDIDDGYVDPEVACHVVQRLERIGASGVILEDQKRPRRCGHADGKQVLPLEEYLEKLELVLASRTDLVVVARTDATEEADILRRAAALAETDADVVLVDGVRSVDWIKRIRRVVGDKPLLFNQIAGGKSPRLSLTELTELGVDVAIYSTPCLFAAHRAMDTALAELQFADGRLPEAGDTGEVGVRESTELLELNISRHHDVREALSA; from the coding sequence ATGACGTACGGAAATGTCCTGCGGCAGGAGATCAAGGCGTCCGGGACGACGCCGCTCATCGGGATCTACGACATGTATTCCGCGTCCGTCGCGGCCCAGCACTACAACGGATTCTTCGTATCGGGATTCGGTTTTGCTGCGTCGTACTACGGCCTGCCGGACATCGGTTTCATCGCCTGGCCGGACATGGTGGCCTTCGTGGAGCGGCTGCGCGGTGCGTTTCCGCGCCAGCACCTCCTGGTGGACATCGACGACGGCTACGTCGACCCCGAGGTGGCCTGCCACGTGGTGCAGCGTCTGGAGCGCATCGGCGCTTCCGGGGTGATCCTGGAAGACCAGAAGCGGCCCCGCAGGTGCGGCCACGCGGACGGGAAGCAGGTCCTCCCCCTGGAGGAGTACCTGGAGAAGCTGGAACTGGTCCTGGCCAGCCGCACCGACCTCGTCGTGGTGGCACGCACGGACGCGACGGAGGAGGCCGACATCCTGCGCAGGGCGGCGGCCCTCGCCGAGACCGACGCGGACGTGGTCCTGGTGGACGGGGTGCGCAGCGTCGACTGGATCAAGCGCATCCGCCGCGTTGTCGGCGACAAGCCGCTGTTGTTCAACCAGATCGCGGGCGGGAAGTCCCCCCGTCTGTCGCTCACGGAGCTCACGGAGCTCGGTGTGGACGTGGCGATCTACAGCACGCCCTGCCTGTTCGCCGCGCACCGTGCGATGGACACGGCCCTGGCGGAGCTGCAGTTCGCGGACGGTCGGCTGCCCGAGGCGGGCGACACCGGGGAGGTCGGCGTGCGTGAGTCGACCGAGCTGCTGGAGCTCAACATCAGCCGTCATCACGACGTGCGGGAGGCGCTCTCCGCATGA
- a CDS encoding bile acid:sodium symporter family protein produces the protein MAALVGTVALATLLPAGGGGEAVARTASDIAIVLLFFLYGVRLSTRETLAGLRRVRLHALILLCTFVLFPLLGLVALWLAPGLLGGQLGAGFLFLCVVPSTVQSSVALTSTARGDIAAAICAGTYSSVIGLAATPLLAAWLIGSEAGLSADGALRIGAQLFAPFLAGQLLRRRLGEFVSRNKRVFGPVDRGSILLVVYVAFSAGMNQGVWGRVTPLRLLELLAVLAVLLAVALTCTRTAARFAGLDRPSGIAVVLCGSQKSLANGLPMAAVLFGGQAALAVLPLMLYHQMQLMVCAVLAARWARAAPAGPTPEVASAPSPAF, from the coding sequence GTGGCGGCACTCGTCGGGACCGTGGCGCTGGCCACCCTCCTGCCGGCCGGAGGCGGGGGCGAGGCCGTCGCGCGTACCGCGTCCGACATCGCGATCGTTCTCCTCTTCTTCCTCTACGGCGTGCGGCTCTCCACGAGGGAGACCCTCGCGGGCCTGCGCCGGGTGCGCCTCCACGCGCTGATCCTGCTCTGCACCTTCGTTCTGTTCCCGCTGCTGGGGCTTGTGGCCCTGTGGCTCGCGCCCGGCCTGCTGGGCGGTCAACTCGGTGCCGGCTTCCTGTTTTTGTGCGTCGTACCGTCCACCGTCCAGTCGTCGGTGGCGCTGACCTCCACCGCCCGGGGGGACATCGCCGCGGCCATCTGCGCCGGCACGTACTCCAGCGTGATCGGACTCGCGGCCACCCCGCTGCTCGCCGCGTGGCTGATCGGCTCGGAAGCCGGCCTCTCCGCAGACGGAGCGCTCCGCATCGGCGCCCAGCTGTTCGCCCCGTTCCTTGCCGGGCAACTGCTGCGCCGCAGGCTGGGAGAGTTCGTCAGCCGGAACAAGCGGGTGTTCGGTCCGGTGGACCGCGGGTCCATCCTGCTGGTCGTCTATGTGGCGTTCAGCGCGGGGATGAACCAGGGCGTCTGGGGCCGCGTCACCCCCCTCCGGCTGCTGGAACTCCTGGCCGTCCTGGCGGTGCTGCTCGCGGTGGCCCTGACCTGTACGCGGACCGCCGCCCGGTTCGCCGGGCTGGACCGTCCCTCAGGCATCGCCGTCGTACTCTGCGGATCGCAGAAGAGCCTGGCCAACGGACTGCCCATGGCCGCGGTGCTGTTCGGCGGACAGGCCGCCCTGGCGGTCCTCCCGCTGATGCTCTACCACCAGATGCAATTGATGGTCTGCGCGGTCCTCGCCGCCCGATGGGCACGTGCCGCTCCTGCCGGTCCGACGCCGGAGGTGGCCTCCGCCCCATCTCCGGCGTTTTAG